Genomic DNA from Microbacterium neungamense:
CATGGGCGCATGGTACCCAGTGCGCCTCGGGCCGCCGGTGGAGTCGCCGGCGGCGCCCCTCACCCGCGCAGCAGGGCGCGCAGAGTCTGGATGGTGTCGGCGTCGGCGGGCTGCTTGTCGGGCCGGTACCGCTTGACGCGCGCGAACCGCAGCGCGATCCCGCCCGGGTAGCGCGGGGACCGCTGCACCCCGTCGACCGCGATCTCGACCACGAACTCCGGGCGCACGTGCACGGCGTAGCCGGTGCGATGCGTCTCCGCCTGCGGGAACGTCTCGGTCTGCCAGCGCAGCAGCTGATCGGTGAGCCCCTTGAACGTCTTGCCGACCATCACGAAGCCGCCGGGTTCGCCGAACTCGCCGTCCGGGTCGCGCGCGCCGAGGTGGAGGTTGGAGAGCATCCCGCGCCGCCGGCCGGACCCCCACTCTGCGGCCAACACGATGAGGTCGTAGGTGAGCACGGGCTTCACCTTCACCCAGGACTTGCCGCGCCGTCCCGCGGTGTAGGGGGAGTCGAGCGCCTTGACGACGACGCCCTCGTGCCCGGCGGCCAGGGCCCGGCGGGACAGCTCCTCCGCGGCATCCGGATCGGCGGTGACGACGCCGGGCATCCGCCACTCGCCGGCGATGCGTTCGAGCTCGGCGAGGCGGACGGAGAGCGGCTCGTCGATGAGGTCGCGGCCGTCGACGTGCAGCACGTCGAAGAACCACGGCCGCAGCAGCAGCTCACGGGACACCTCGGCGCCGAAGCGTGACATGGTCTCCTGGAACGGACGCGGTCCGCCGTCCTCGTCCAGCGACAGGGTCTCGCCGTCGAGGATCAGCTCGCGGGCGGGCAGTCCGCGCACGATCTCGACGATCTCCGGGACCCGGTGTGTGATGTCGGCGAGGCTGCGCGTGTAGACGCCGACCTCGTCGCCGCGCCGGTGCACCTGGATGCGGGCGCCGTCGAGCTTGTACTCCACGGATGCCCGGCCGGTGATCTCCAGCGCCGCGGTCGGCGTGGCCGCCGTCGCGGCGAGCATCGGCAGCACCGGGCGGCCGACCCGGAGCCCGACCTCCTCGAGCTCGCCGGCGGCGCCGGTGAGCGCCACGACGGCCGTCTCGCCGAGGTCGCCCGACAGCATGGCCGCGCGCCGGACCGTCGCCGCCGGGTGCCCCGAGGCGCGCGCGATCGCGTCGAGCAGCACTCCGGACAGGGCGCCGGTGCGCATCTCGCCGAGCATCGCCCGGGCGAGGAAGTCCCGCTCGGGTGCCGTCGCGCGCGAGGCGAGATCGCGCAGCACCGCGGTGCGCGTGGCCGCGGAGCCGGTCCCGGATGCCGTCGCGAGGCGGTCGAGAGCGCCGTCCACGTCGTCGATCGTCAGCGACGGGGCATCCGCATGCTCGGCCTCGAGGGCCGTGAGTCCGCGCCAGCCGACGCCGAGCCGCCCCTGCCGCGGGGCGGCGAGGAGGAGCCCGGTGAGCGCGGCGATCTCGCCGGGTTCCGCACGGGCGAGCAGCCGCGCGAGCGCGTCGATCTTCGCCAGCCGCGACGACGTCGCCGCGACCTCGTCGGCGGTGGCGACCAGCTCGGAGAGCTTCATCCCCGCATTCTCGCACCCACCGCCGACACCGGGCCGACCCTCCATCGGACCCGGGTGCGGGCTCAGCGGCCGCGGAACCGGGGCCGCCGCTTCTCCTGGAAGGCGGCGAAGCCCTCGCGGTAGTCGTCCGTGTCGCACAGCGCGGCCTGGGCGGCGTTCTCGATGTCGATGGCGTCCCAGAGGGCGAGCCGCTCGTCGCGGATGCGGGCGACGAGCTCCTTGCTCGCCAGGAACGCCCGGGTCGCGCCCCGGGCGGCGGCCTGCGCGGCCTCCTCGGTCGCCTGCCCCACCTCGTCGTCCGGGAAGGACCGGGAGAAGAGCCCGGCGGCCACCGCCTCCGCGCCCGACATCAGGCGGCCGCTGTAGATGAGGTCGAGCGTGCGGTGCGCGCCCAGCCGGTCGACGA
This window encodes:
- a CDS encoding ATP-dependent DNA ligase gives rise to the protein MKLSELVATADEVAATSSRLAKIDALARLLARAEPGEIAALTGLLLAAPRQGRLGVGWRGLTALEAEHADAPSLTIDDVDGALDRLATASGTGSAATRTAVLRDLASRATAPERDFLARAMLGEMRTGALSGVLLDAIARASGHPAATVRRAAMLSGDLGETAVVALTGAAGELEEVGLRVGRPVLPMLAATAATPTAALEITGRASVEYKLDGARIQVHRRGDEVGVYTRSLADITHRVPEIVEIVRGLPARELILDGETLSLDEDGGPRPFQETMSRFGAEVSRELLLRPWFFDVLHVDGRDLIDEPLSVRLAELERIAGEWRMPGVVTADPDAAEELSRRALAAGHEGVVVKALDSPYTAGRRGKSWVKVKPVLTYDLIVLAAEWGSGRRRGMLSNLHLGARDPDGEFGEPGGFVMVGKTFKGLTDQLLRWQTETFPQAETHRTGYAVHVRPEFVVEIAVDGVQRSPRYPGGIALRFARVKRYRPDKQPADADTIQTLRALLRG